The following nucleotide sequence is from Pseudomonas sp. S09G 359.
GGCACGGGCCGGGTTGACGGTGAGGCACACGCCGGTGTGTTGTTCTTTGCAGGAGCGGCAGCGACCGCAGGCGACGTTAAAGGGGACGGAGACCAGATCGCCGATTTTCAGGTTTTCGACATCGCTGCCCTTCTCGATCACTTCACCGGTGATCTCGTGACCGAGCACCAGGCCGGTCTGGGCAGTGGTGCGGCCGCGCACCATGTGTTGGTCGGAGCCGCAGATATTGGTGGAGACCACGCGCAGGATGACGCCGTGCTCAATCTTCCTGCCACGGGGGTCCTGCATTTTGGGATAGTCGATTTTCTGTACTTCGACCTTGCCGTTGCCGAGATACACGACACCACGATTACCAGACATGCTTTCACCTCGCTGTTGTTTTTATGGAACCGCGTTGCCCCTTTGGGTGGGCAGCGCGTTTAAGTGCTCGGGTACAGATGCTGTTTCTTGTGTTGTTTGTTGGGGCCTCATCGGGGGCAAGCCCCCTCCCACATTTGATCGGGTTCCAACCTTGAAATGCGGTCGAATGTGGGAGGGGGCTTGCCCCCGATGGCGTCAGTCAGAGCACCACCGTCCTATTGGCATTGAGAAACACCCGCCGCTCAATGTGATACCCCACTGCCCGGGCCAACGTCAGCCCTTCAATATCCCGCCCCTTGGCAATCAGATCCTCGGGATAGTGGCTGTGATCCACCACTTCCACGCCCTGGGCGATGATCGGGCCTTCGTCCAAATCGTTGTTGATGTAATGCGCCGTAGCGCCCACCAGCTTCACGCCCTTGTTGTACGCCTGGTGATACGGCTTGGCGCCCTTGAACCCCGGCAGCAACGAGTGGTGGATGTTGATCGCCTTGCCATCCAGTTTGCGGCACAGCTCCGGCGACAGCACTTGCATGTAGCGCGCAAGGATCACCAGTTCCGCGCCGGTGTCTTCCACCACTTGCCACACTTGACGCTCCTGGGACGGTTTGTCGTTGGGGTCGAGGGGGAAATGGTAGTAGGGAATCTGGTGCCAGTCGGCCAAAGGTTGCAGATCGGGGTGGTTGGACACCACCGCGACCACATCCATCGACAGTTGGCCAATGCGCTGGCGGTAGAGCAAATCGTTCAGGCAGTGATCAGCCTTGGAGACCATGATCACCACTTTTGGCCGGTAGTTCGGCGCCGTCAGCTCGAAGATCATGCCAAAGGCTTCGCCGCGCGTGGCCAGGCCATCGCGGAACGCCTGCTCGTCGAAGCCGTCGGGCTGACGAAATTCGACACGAATAAAAAACCGGCCCGAGAGGCGGTCATCGAACGAATGGTGCTCGGTGACGTAGCAACCCTGCTCGAACAGGTAGCGGGTAACCGCGTCCACCGTGCCGAGCACACTGGGGCAGTCGGCGGTCAAAATCCATGTATCGGGTGCGCGGCTCATAATTGAATCCTCATGCCTTTTTGGCGAGGGGGCTTACCCCCGTTGAGCTGCGAGGCAGCCCTGAAATCAGCCAAGCGGTTCTTTCAGGAGAAATACGCTGACCTTATTGGGACCGCTGCGCGGTCCAACGGGGGCAAGCCCCCTCGCCACAACAGCCCTCTGATCCCACATGCGGGGTCAGGCTTGAACGCTCAGGCCGAATTCAGCAGAAGCATCCTGCAGCCACAACCACCAGTAATCCGAGAAGCTGCGACGGATCAGCAGTTCCCACGTGTCTTCAGCGGTATGGCGGATCACCAGTTGCGACTTGGCGAACACCGTGCCCACCGCCTTGCCCACCGGGAAGTTGTTGGGGTGTACGTCATAGCTGGTGGATTTCATCAGCACGTCGCGCACGTTCGGGCCGCTGAGCTCGAGGATCTGCTGACCGCCGCTGACATTGACGATCTGGATATGCAGCTCGCCCAACGCGGCACGCAGGTTTTGCTCGGCGGCGAACTCTTCACCGCTCGGCACGATCAACAGCCACTCATCCGGGCCAAGCCATTGCAGGCTGGTTTCACCTTTGACGATGACTTGCAAGGCGCCAGGCAGTTCGATGCCCAGGGCCTTGTGCACGCCGGCAGCGAAGGCTGCATCGTGGCCGTCACCACGAATGGTCAGGTGGCCGAGGAGTTTCTTTTCCCGCACGGTCACGCCGGCGTTCTTGCGGCCCTTGCCGACCAGGCTGGCGAGGTCGGCATGGTGCAGCGAGGATTCGGCTTTGGCGCCGGTGGTGGGGCGTTGTTGGTAAACGTTGGCTGCTGTCATAAAGCACCTGTTTTGAATTCTGTTGTGAGGCTGATGGCCTCATCGGGGGCAAGGCCCCCTCCCACAGGGGAATGCATTTCAAAATGTGGGAGGGGGCTTGCCCCCGATGCAGGCGACTCAAATGTTCTGCCGTTCGCCCTTGGGATCAAAGAACACCGAAGACACAATCTCCGCCTCGATCACGCTGCCATCCGCTTGCGGCGAAAAAACCCGCTCGCCGATGCGCTTCAAGCCGCCCTTCACCACCGCCATCGCAAACGAATAACCCAGCGAGTTATGCGCATAGCTGGAAGTCACGTGGCCAACCATCTTCATCGGGATCGACTG
It contains:
- the purU gene encoding formyltetrahydrofolate deformylase; the protein is MSRAPDTWILTADCPSVLGTVDAVTRYLFEQGCYVTEHHSFDDRLSGRFFIRVEFRQPDGFDEQAFRDGLATRGEAFGMIFELTAPNYRPKVVIMVSKADHCLNDLLYRQRIGQLSMDVVAVVSNHPDLQPLADWHQIPYYHFPLDPNDKPSQERQVWQVVEDTGAELVILARYMQVLSPELCRKLDGKAINIHHSLLPGFKGAKPYHQAYNKGVKLVGATAHYINNDLDEGPIIAQGVEVVDHSHYPEDLIAKGRDIEGLTLARAVGYHIERRVFLNANRTVVL
- a CDS encoding sarcosine oxidase subunit gamma translates to MTAANVYQQRPTTGAKAESSLHHADLASLVGKGRKNAGVTVREKKLLGHLTIRGDGHDAAFAAGVHKALGIELPGALQVIVKGETSLQWLGPDEWLLIVPSGEEFAAEQNLRAALGELHIQIVNVSGGQQILELSGPNVRDVLMKSTSYDVHPNNFPVGKAVGTVFAKSQLVIRHTAEDTWELLIRRSFSDYWWLWLQDASAEFGLSVQA